A segment of the Manihot esculenta cultivar AM560-2 chromosome 13, M.esculenta_v8, whole genome shotgun sequence genome:
CTTTAGTTACTTGATATACATGCATATGAGTTTCATCTTCTTGAACTTTTCCCTTTCCAAGTTAGGATTTAATTCTATGAATATGTTGGTTTACTTGATTTTCCAATTCCTAGCATGAATGGATGACCCTTTTTAACTCCATTGTGCATGCTTAGGGGACATTGATTTTATGCTTAATACAAATATAAATATGttgaaaatcttattttaaCAAAGTTTTTGTAAACTCAAAATGAGATTTACATATGTTAAATAAAGTGAAATCTACGTGTAAGTTCTTCCCTTCTGTCTTTAGGAAGACTTCATGGTACAAGTCATCATGTTCATGAATTCATCTATGTCGACCAAGCCATCTCCATCTTTATCAACACCTTTAATCATTTTCCGACAAGCATCCAAACTAGACCTCTCTCCCATCTTCTTCAACACCTGCATTAATTCCTCAGCActtattttcccatttccatccAAATCAAAAGCTTGAAACGCACTTTGAATCTCACTTGCCTTCACTCCATCTCCCATGTTATTCATCATCACCATGAACTCCTCGAAGTCTATGAACCCATCTCCATCAATATCAGTAGCTTCAAATGACTTAGCCATTTCTTCTTCGTTCATTCCCTTGCCCAAGCTTCTCAACGCCGACTTGTACTCTTGCCGTGAAATCTTGCCATCTTTGTTAGTGTCAAATTTGGAAAAAACCCATTTCATCTCTTCCTGATTTGGTTGGAAAGATTTTGGTGAAGTTTGTTTTTCTTTGTGGATTCTTGACTGGACAGGTTTTAGTGACGAGGGTTTTCTTGAAAGGCCATGAAAACTGAGAAAACTGTAATTTTTGGACGACATGACCTTGTTGGACGATGCTGCTGCTTCCTGCTATAGAGATGATAGCAAAGTACAACAAGACTTTCTATGGATTGAAGCAGCCAAATTCCCACTTATATATAAACTTGTGAATACCACATAAGAAAAAGTAGCGGTGGTTAATTTAGAGGGTTGAatgttataatttaatttttttaatttattttttaatgtgaaAATGACCATTCGATTTATGCTTTGAAACTAGTGGActatgaaatatttaattttgtgaATCATATACCTTTAATTGTCGTATGGAATTTAAATtcctaaaaaaaatataatttaaataaatatttaccattataaatttttatttatttcaagtCAATTGATTTATTGAATTTCACTTATTTAATAAAGCATTGAATTGTATGTgcagttaatttaattttaagggtGAAATTATCTCACGGATTATAAGTTAATGATAAATatgttgattaaaaattaaaagctaaaataattatataaatatataaaataaaaaaacaaatggATGGGGGAAACATGGATTCCGCGGATTTGAGAGGAAAAGCAAATTGCACTAAGGCAATTGATACGGTCTTATCTaataaagaaggagagaatccTATACCACTACCACCCTCCTTTCGGTGAGATATGTCAcctatttatttgatatatacAGCCATGTGTAAATTAATCATTGGTTCAatatttcaataattaaaatatttgtttaTTTCTGCGATGGAAacgttatttttatttaaaaataatttgattcaataattGTGGTTAATATTGAAAATATCTAAACATTATTTGGTTTCTTTTAATtcaatatcataaaaaaaattacacaaattattaaaatttcacggataaaaaattatttttatctctgtttttaattttaaatttattttatattcaaacTAAGAAATtcatctaattttttaaaaaatttataatggaTGAATGCGGAACGAATCCAATTgta
Coding sequences within it:
- the LOC110629492 gene encoding calmodulin-like protein 30, with protein sequence MSSKNYSFLSFHGLSRKPSSLKPVQSRIHKEKQTSPKSFQPNQEEMKWVFSKFDTNKDGKISRQEYKSALRSLGKGMNEEEMAKSFEATDIDGDGFIDFEEFMVMMNNMGDGVKASEIQSAFQAFDLDGNGKISAEELMQVLKKMGERSSLDACRKMIKGVDKDGDGLVDIDEFMNMMTCTMKSS